In Uranotaenia lowii strain MFRU-FL chromosome 2, ASM2978415v1, whole genome shotgun sequence, one genomic interval encodes:
- the LOC129746818 gene encoding uncharacterized protein LOC129746818 → MALKEEILARLNNPEQDFITNLTYGIKLWRSNSFYYMSKYEIVFEFFIDGLMDFAKDVSPEQIEDKWAIVNEFLALPCLSNALPPRIIPKLLEVLKKLSGIVGDNRIVLESYLIVAFDTKYKNFYKFNFDSYTQALALALICFRKVMTGKFDPTQEEETMKRILDDLKIYVATAGDDAKWQKAFKLVLRELCEVVLILKSNGLDYQEELLELFKRIFFQNGRASEYNRITTENTKRLLMGHFDTKKYPLHVTGLLIEGYLRAYRDTKIDVLLLLKYILLYVFVDPEKSLISDIHEIFHLVKYVFHLLKKYFIKIDQQLVQDFDFNGIFTIKLKEFLQKYGNSEAQLRDLFSLICTINEYNPLILETSIIDILLRTMFIPKDPEMLAKYQDMLISTIDLYVKLNRSENFREELFMKLEDYLDDNDLADSLKDLRKTSLKRKSCADEELSTKRRKLDDGTISETIESKDQFVFFEALYPAKMEIVQLKLTQTCNQWKSLSFAWPDSNGRLSRAMLDYVKGLLTKRSFNYWYKMQNFISDVLASLEEEQTETELFKLEFSICWMCYFFAGNTLVEQTNLFWEKLNKFFTEFDAIMESFGKILLGNDNPNERVLSSFLKLAYFYGNYRLLVHYYRPDSIEDTDNHSIHNFLSDEQWKHLESIVPVDEKSYFDRINLQKIRATKLIDDSLDGANHSDTVQKIVENPDFNQLRPLLQDQSSCGWFLQLLDSDRQITVINLLFQNKCFDEITFIISQQIDDSQLMAIIVTTIVKEIIENAFENSSSAISKKISFDGIWEFDEERSMNKIKKLFSKKLEKGSGDVAIVNIEIVQSLLNIFDTIRLNELPQEPKIIIISISLLIYGDLLNSEQPELTSKLKNILNKQLIFGIMPNLFKYLTVDMLIGIFGQFSPLVVTIFRQTAVYLTQEAFECCQTILDRFQESQSQEETFELVLMVFNCLQKNNANRFKAIEADQLAKLVAGYVAAIEHFISAKEPTARKLRKSEPNLFNYLLKACSLVIHFKVVSKQELSEELRNIFLVYLDQALKMDSNFSSALLINALQYKDFLRMEPETLEVLVENRWLGFQAQLRQEITEDSNKETDETDIDGNLLVQNVKLFSSFLTHHQPADKLTARFEQLEQKLATDSSPKDIRFVLRVFATFAKNAFVSGFSQDMEKSFVRAFGSIVANHIMPLCVMKNFFEDMDCLEEILACFAAVVVNSKLTLVPSIMDNILEFLGCISIRKFVVKDGSEKTFYKLHRSISEVLYSLLVTRPNFIVNRLPHYFYVYNGLIASIICYKEDRPLEKPLNSFEILTLSDLMLPLEKISNMSTRKLESDLRILAPYILVQIVSYIIQSKRPATLHEKITRNVYNVCYELIGIYDKHSSEFILRTCDEATKNVYTDIVKGYRRYRSFRGKV, encoded by the exons ATGGCTCTAAAAGAAG AAATTCTCGCCCGGCTCAACAACCCGGAGCAAGATTTTATCACCAACCTGACCTATGGGATAAAGTTATGGCGGTCCAACAGCTTTTACTATATGTCCAAGTACGAGATCGTTTTTGAGTTCTTTATTGATGGATTGATGGATTTTGCGAAGGACGTCTCGCCGGAACAGATCGAAGATAAATGGGCAATTGTAAACGAATTTTTGGCTCTCCCATGCCTTTCAAACGCACTACCCCCAAGAATAATTCCTAAGCTATTGGAGGTGTTAAAAAAACTGAGTGGCATCGTTGGAGATAATCGGATCGTATTGGAAAGCTACCTGATAGTAGCGTTCGATACAAAGTATAAAAACTTTTACAAGTTCAATTTCGACAGCTACACGCAAGCCTTGGCTCTGGCTCTAATCTGTTTCCGGAAAGTAATGACTGGGAAATTTGATCCAACTCAGGAAGAAGAAACGATGAAACGGATTCTAGACGATTTGAAGATCTATGTTGCTACGGCAGGTGATGATGCGAAATGGCAAAAGGCATTCAAGCTGGTGCTAAGAGAGTTGTGTGAAGTTGTTCTGATACTCAAATCAAACGGATTGGACTACCAAGAGGAGTTGCTGGAACTATTCAAACGCATTTTCTTTCAGAATGGTAGAGCATCAGAGTACAACCGAATCACGACAGAAAACACAAAACGTCTACTGATGGGACATTTCGATACCAAAAAGTATCCGCTTCATGTTACGGGACTACTCATCGAAGGATATCTCAGAGCGTACAGAGATACAAAGATTGACGTGTTGTTGCTTTTGAAGTACATTTTACTGTACGTTTTTGTGGACCCTGAAAAGTCGCTCATATCAGATATTCATGAAATATTCCATCTCGTAAAATACGTGTTCCATTTGCTAAAGaagtatttcataaaaattgaccAGCAACTGGTACaggattttgatttcaatgggATTTTTACAATCAAATTGAAAGAGTTTctacaaaaatatggaaattctGAAGCACAATTACGAGATCTCTTCTCACTGATTTGCACCATCAATGAATATAATCCACTAATTCTAGAAACGAGCATCATAGATATTTTGCTAAGAACAATGTTCATTCCGAAGGATCCGGAAATGTTGGCCAAATATCAAGACATGCTGATATCCACAATCGATTTATACGTCAAGCTGAATCGAAGTGAAAATTTCCGGGaggaactttttatgaaactgGAAGACTATCTGGATGACAACGATTTGGCTGATAGCTTAAAGGATCTGCGGAAAACATCCTTGAAACGGAAGTCATGTGCTGATGAAGAACTTTCTACCAAGCGAAGAAAGTTAGATGATGGAACAATTTCTGAAACAATCGAATCAAAAgatcaatttgtattttttgaggCACTGTATCCTGCTAAAATGGAAATCGTTCAACTTAAGCTCACGCAAACCTGCAATCAATGGAAATCCCTATCATTTGCGTGGCCAGATTCCAACGGTAGATTGAGCCGTGCCATGCTGGACTACGTCAAAGGATTGCTTACGAAACGGAGCTTCAACTATTGgtataaaatgcaaaatttcatcAGCGACGTGCTTGCATCGCTTGAAGAGGAGCAAACAGAGACAGAGCTTTTCAAGCtcgaattttcaatctgttGGATGTGTTATTTCTTCGCCGGAAATACCTTGGTTGAGCAAACTAATTTGTTCTGGGAGAAATTGAACAAGTTTTTCACTGAGTTCGATGCAATCATGGAGTCTTTTGGAAAGATTCTTCTtggaaatgataatccaaatgaACGAGTGCTGAGTTCGTTCTTAAAACTAGCATATTTTTATGGGAATTACCGATTGCTTGTTCACTACTACCGGCCCGATTCCATTGAGGACACCGACAATCATTCAATTCACAACTTCTTAAGTGACGAGCAATGGAAACACCTTGAATCTATTGTTCCAgtagatgaaaaaagttatttcgaTCGTATAAATCTTCAGAAAATTCGTGCTACAAAACTGATCGATGATTCCTTGGATGGTGCGAATCATTCGGATACTGtccaaaaaattgtagaaaatccAGATTTCAATCAACTTCGTCCGCTGCTGCAGGACCAGTCGTCCTGTGGTTGGTTCCTACAGCTTCTCGATTCTGATCGTCAAATAACTGTCATAAATCTGCTCttccaaaataaatgtttcgaCGAAATCACATTTATAATTTCCCAACAAATCGACGACAGCCAGCTGATGGCAATCATCGTTACGACAATTGTGAAGGAAATAATAGAAAATGCCTTTGAAAACAGCAGTTCGGCTATTTCGAAGAAAATATCCTTTGACGGCATTTGGGAGTTCGATGAAGAACGATCgatgaacaaaataaagaagCTCTTTtctaaaaaactagaaaaaggTTCTGGCGATGTTGCTATTGTTAACATAGAGATAGTTCAGAGCTTGTTGAATATTTTCGATACGATTAGACTGAACGAACTTCCTCAGgaaccaaaaattatcataatatCAATCAGTTTGCTTATTTACGGCGATCTCTTAAACAGCGAGCAACCCGAATTGACGTCCAAACTGAAGAATATTCTGAACA AACAACTAATCTTTGGaattatgccaaatttgttcaaatatttgACCGTCGACATGCTCATCGGAATCTTCGGACAATTCTCGCCACTGGTGGTGACCATCTTTCGTCAGACAGCCGTCTATCTCACCCAGGAAGCCTTCGAATGTTGTCAAACGATTCTGGATCGATTCCAGGAATCGCAGTCCCAGGAAGAAACCTTCGAACTGGTGCTGATGGTTTTCAACTGTTTGCAGAAG aacAATGCAAATCGTTTCAAAGCGATAGAAGCTGATCAGCTAGCTAAACTTGTGGCCGGTTACGTGGCGGCAATCGAACATTTCATTTCCGCCAAAGAACCAACAGCTCGGAAGCTGCGTAAATCGGAACCCAATTTGTTCAACTACCTTCTCAAGGCATGTTCGTTGGtgattcatttcaaagttgtttccaAACAAGAACTTTCTGAAGAGCTACGAAATATTTTCCTGGTTTACCTGGATCAAGCa ctcaaaATGGACAGTAATTTTTCGAGTGCCCTCCTGATAAACGCTCTTCAATACAAAGACTTTCTGCGAATGGAGCCGGAAACATTAGAAGTCCTCGTTGAAAACAGATGGCTGGGATTCCAAGCCCAACTTCGTCAAGAAATAACCGAGGATTCAAACAAGGAAACGGACGAAACTGACATCGATGGAAACCTTCTAGTTCAAAATGTGAAACTGTTTTCATCCTTTCTGACTCATCATCAGCCGGCTGACAAATTGACTGCTCGTTTTGAACAACTGGAACAGAAATTGGCGACTGATTCTAGTCCCAAGGATATTCGGTTTGTTCTGAGGGTGTTCGCCACATTTGCTAAAAATGCTTTCGTTTCCGGATTTTCTCAAGATATGGAAAAGTCTTTCGTTCGAGCATTTGGCAGTATAGTAGCCAACCATATCATGCCTTTGTGCGTGATGAAAAATTTCTTCGAGGACATGGATTGCCTCGAAGAAATTTTGGCCTGTTTCGCGGCAGTCGTTGTCAACTCAAAG cTTACTTTAGTTCCTAGTATAATGGACAACATATTGGAGTTTTTAGGATGCATAAGCATTCGGAAATTTGTAGTGAAAGATGGTTCAGAGAAAACGTTTTACAAACTACATCGTTCTATTAGCGAAGTTTTATATTCCCTACTGGTGACCAG GCCAAATTTCATAGTCAATCGTTTACCCCATTACTTCTACGTGTACAATGGTTTGATTGCTTCCATTATATGCTACAAAGAAGATCGTCCCTTGGAGAAACCTTTGAatagttttgaaattcttaCCCTATCGGACTTGATGCTACCCTTGGAAAA AATCTCCAACATGTCTACCCGAAAACTGGAATCCGATCTGCGCATATTAGCCCCCTACATTTTGGTACAAATCGTAAGCTACATCATTCAGAGCAAACGGCCGGCTACGCTGCACGAGAAAATAACCCGAAACGTGTACAACGTGTGCTACGAACTGATCGGAATCTACGACAAACATTCGTCGGAGTTTATCCTCCGAACCTGCGACGAGGCCACCAAAAACGTGTACACCGACATCGTGAAAGGATATCGTCGGTATCGTTCGTTCCGGGGTAAAGTGTAA
- the LOC129746819 gene encoding cytochrome P450 6a2-like, translated as MFIYLLILVLPALYWWIRNCYTYWSRRNVPFPKPTFPFGNLGELKRKPMFILFTEFYNRFKGTGTKIVGTYFFLKPVVFIMDIDLLKDIFVKDFQYFHDRGIYNNEKADPIGAHLITLVGNRWKNTRSKLTPAFTSGKMKLMYSTMIAVAEQFRKRMMLETEKGTEVEMKEFLARFTTDVIGSCAFGLECNSLEDPKAIFREMGRKALEQSPKRTFLRNFTNTFQTLSNLLRIKVVDAKVESFFFDAVRDTISYRKTNNVRRDDFLDILIRMQQDEASTGEADLGGWQFHEIVAQCFVFFLAGFETSSTALTFCLYELARNQDVQEKARSEVGRVFAKHGSLTYEAVHEMAYLENCINETMRLYPPAPMTTRIVTKDYVVPEMNVTLEKGTRVMIPIHALHHDSTFFPNAERFDPDRFAPENVASWHPLQFIPFGYGPRNCIGMRFGMMQIRVGLAYLLNNFRFTVSAKTPIPLKFEPNNNLTSILGGMWLNIERVH; from the exons ATGTTCATTTACCTATTAATACTGGTTTTACCTGCGTTATACTGGTGGATACGCAACTGTTACACCTATTGGAGCCGGCGAAATGTTCCCTTCCCTAAACCGACCTTTCCCTTTGGAAATTTGGGCGAACTCAAGCGTAAGCCAATGTTTATCTTGTTTACGGAATTTTACAACCGTTTCAAGGGAACGGGAACAAAGATTGTTGGgacttattttttcttgaaacctGTGGTGTTTATTATGGACATAGACCTATTGAAAGATATATTTGTAAAAGATTTCCAATACTTCCACGATCGAGGGATTTATAACAACGAAAAGGCCGATCCCATCGGTGCGCATTTGATCACACTGGTAGGAAATCGGTGGAAAAATACCCGGAGCAAGCTCACGCCAGCTTTTACCTCCGGGAAAATGAAGCTGATGTACTCAACGATGATCGCCGTAGCTGAGCAGTTTAGGAAGCGAATGATGTTGGAAACGGAAAAAGGCACcgaagttgaaatgaaagagtTCCTAGCAAGGTTCACTACCGATGTTATAGGTAGTTGTGCTTTTGGTCTGGAATGCAACAGTTTGGAGGATCCAAAAGCTATTTTTAGAGAAATGGGTCGAAAAGCCTTGGAGCAGTCTCCGAAAAGAACTTTTTTGCGTAacttcaccaacacttttcaaacGCTGTCGAATCTTTTGCGAATAAAAGTGGTCGACGCAAAAGTAGAAAGTTTTTTCTTCGACGCCGTCAGGGACACCATCAGCTATCGAAAGACAAACAATGTCCGGCGTGATGATTTTCTGGACATTCTGATCAGAATGCAGCAGGACGAAGCTTCTACGGGCGAAGCAGATCTCGGTGGGTGGCAATTTCATGAAATTGTGGCACAATGTTTCGTGTTTTTCCTGGCCGGTTTCGAAACATCATCTACAGCTTTAACGTTTTGTCTATATGAATTGGCCCGTAATCAAGATGTGCAAGAAAAAGCTCGAAGTGAAGTCGGAAGGGTCTTCGCTAAGCATGGATCCTTAACTTATGAGGCTGTACATGAGATGGCGTATCTCGAGAATTGTATCAATG AAACTATGCGCCTGTATCCACCAGCACCAATGACCACCAGAATAGTGACGAAAGATTATGTCGTCCCAGAAATGAATGTAACATTGGAGAAAGGTACTCGCGTTATGATACCAATCCATGCACTGCACCACGATTCAACCTTTTTCCCTAACGCTGAGCGCTTCGATCCGGATAGATTTGCACCGGAGAATGTGGCTTCATGGCATCCCCTTCAATTCATCCCATTCGGGTATGGTCCACGCAACTGCATCGGAATGAGATTCGGTATGATGCAGATTAGGGTGGGTTTGGCGTATCTGTTGAACAACTTCCGTTTCACGGTATCGGCGAAAACTCCAATACCACTGAAGTTTGAACCAAACAATAATCTTACCAGTATCTTAGGCGGAATGTGGTTGAATATTGAACGGGTTCATTGA